Proteins encoded in a region of the Raphanus sativus cultivar WK10039 chromosome 8, ASM80110v3, whole genome shotgun sequence genome:
- the LOC108828937 gene encoding nudix hydrolase 25-like yields the protein MENLPPGYRPNVGVCLINSDNLVFVASRLNVPGAWQMLQGGIEDGEDPKSAAMRELQEETGVVSAAIIAEVPNWLTYAFPPAVKAKVNRLWGGEWHGQAQKWFLVRLVNDEDEREINLANNEADSEFAEWKWANPEEVIEQAVDYKRPTYEQVIKSFGSYLNNSERAAKCKSAKW from the exons ATGGAGAATCTACCTCCTGGTTATCGTCCCAATGTTGGTGTTTGTCTAATCAATTCTGATAATCTG GTATTTGTGGCTTCAAGATTGAATGTTCCTGGAGCATGGCAGATGCTACAG GGAGGCATTGAGGATGGAGAGGATCCAAAGTCAGCAGCCATGAGAGAGTTACAAGAAGAAACTGGGGTCGTTTCAGCTGCAATCATCGCTGAG GTTCCAAATTGGTTGACATATGCTTTCCCACCAGCAGTAAAAGCAAAGGTTAACCGTCTCTGGGGCGGTGAATGGCATGGTCAGGCGCAGAAATG GTTCCTAGTGAGACTGGTGAACGATGAGGACGAAAGAGAGATCAATCTAGCGAACAATGAAGCGGATTCAGAGTTTGCAGAGTGGAAATGGGCGAACCCGGAAGAAGTGATAGAGCAAGCAGTTGATTACAAAAGGCCTACATACGAACAAGTCATCAAGTCTTTTGGTTCTTACTTGAATAATTCTGAAAGAGCTGCTAAATGTAAATCAGCCAAGTGGTAA
- the LOC108828936 gene encoding pyruvate dehydrogenase E1 component subunit beta-2, chloroplastic has translation MAARIHVGAGAATALSTFNSKKLVAPPSRTNLPARSSKRYIVAAAGSDGSKKSLLRVRHSQKLIANAAVATKAETSATTGTGHELLLFEALQEGLEEEMDRDPHVCVMGEDVGHYGGSYKVTKGLADKFGDLRVLDTPICENAFTGMGIGAAMTGLRPVIEGMNMGFLLLAFNQISNNCGMLHYTSGGQFTIPVVIRGPGGVGRQLGAEHSQRLESYFQSIPGIQMVACSTPYNAKGLMKAAIRSENPVILFEHVLLYNLKEKIPDEEYICNLEEAEMVRPGEHITILTYSRMRYHVMQAAKTLVNKGYDPEVIDIRSLKPFDLHTIGNSVKKTHRVLIVEECMRTGGIGASLTAAINENFHDYLDAPVMCLSSQDVPTPYAGTLEEWTVVQPAQIVTAVEQLCQ, from the exons atggcaGCGAGAATCCATGTAGGAGCTGGAGCTGCTACGGCCTTGTCGACCTTTAATTCAAAGAAACTCGTTGCTCCTCCTTCTCGCACCAATCTCCCAG CGAGGAGCAGCAAGAGATACATTGTGGCGGCTGCTGGATCTGATGGGAGTAAGAAGAGCCTCCTCAGAGTTCGTCACTCTCAGAAACTGATTGCGAATGCTGCTGTTGCG ACGAAGGCGGAGACATCCGCGACCACTGGCACTGG ACATGAACTTCTGCTTTTCGAGGCTCTTCAGGAAGGTTTGGAAGAAGAGATGGACAGAGATCCACATGTATGTGTTATGGGTGAAGACGTGGGCCATTACGGTGGCTCCTACAAAGTTACCAAAGGCCTTGCTGACAAATTCGGCGACCTCAGGGTTCTCGACACTCCTATTTGTGAAAATGCATTCACTGGTATGGGCATTGGAGCCGCCATGACTGGTCTAAGACCCGTCATCGAAGGTATGAACATGGGTTTCCTCCTCTTGGCCTTCAACCAAATCTCCAACAACTGTGGAATGCTTCACTACACATCTGGTGGCCAGTTCACTATCCCTGTTGTCATCCGTGGTCCCGGTGGAGTGGGACGCCAGCTTGGCGCTGAGCATTCGCAGCGGCTAGAGTCTTACTTCCAGTCCATTCCTGGGATCCAGATGGTTGCTTGCTCGACTCCTTACAACGCCAAAGGCTTGATGAAAGCTGCGATCAGGAGCGAGAACCCTGTGATTCTGTTTGAGCACGTTCTGCTTTACAATCTCAAGGAGAAAATCCCGGACGAAGAGTACATATGTAATCTTGAAGAAGCTGAGATGGTCAGACCTGGAGAGCACATCACCATCCTCACTTACTCGCGGATGAGGTACCATGTGATGCAGGCAGCTAAAACTCTGGTGAACAAAGGGTATGACCCTGAGGTTATCGACATCAGGTCGCTGAAACCGTTTGATCTTCACACGATTGGGAACTCGGTTAAGAAAACGCACCGGGTTTTGATCGTGGAGGAGTGTATGAGAACCGGTGGGATTGGAGCTAGTCTTACTGCTGCAATTAATGAGAACTTTCATGACTATTTAGATGCTCCGGTGATGTGTTTGTCTTCACAGGACGTTCCTACACCGTACGCTGGTACACTGGAGGAGTGGACCGTTGTTCAGCCGGCTCAGATCGTGACTGCCGTTGAGCAGCTTTGCCAGTGA
- the LOC108828935 gene encoding uncharacterized protein LOC108828935 — MELLYLLCSIFYTSATTFFLSLLLPFRLLIHRLIPSRRSAVDSNVSYYEGTVWHDRLRPVRHSFRYSVRYALFDLDSALHAPPDHLSAGEARLLARTTGPIFLLTIPPSVGYEQNPLSLYYCYNLEGSSKRLSKCIAQVTNTPWGERVTFVFDPESDVVAKSLQVSPFMDMLGNWKIRANEPGDELSVSIESQHPHHGNYFSATLKAKRIDQTRVSDPAVFFWLMPHKVAIWIYWHALKLWWKNVPFIQHPRYSNPSYKEDAAKRDEELRCVGLNGSNSGETIKFDGCSSCFGGCRFAWRDANWPWS, encoded by the exons ATGGAACTGCTCTATCTCCTCTGCTCAATCTTCTACACTTCAGCCACGaccttcttcctctctctcctccttcCCTTCCGCCTCCTTATCCACCGTCTCATCCCTTCACGACGCTCCGCCGTCGATTCCAACGTCTCTTACTACGAAGGCACCGTCTGGCACGACCGTCTCCGTCCCGTCCGTCACTCCTTCCGTTACTCCGTCCGTTACGCTCTCTTCGACCTCGACAGTGCTCTCCACGCGCCGCCGGATCATCTCTCCGCCGGCGAAGCTCGCCTCCTTGCTCGTACCACCGGGCCAAT TTTTCTATTGACGATACCTCCAAGCGTTGGATATGAACAGAACCCATTGAGTTTGTATTATTGCTACAACTTAGAAGGATCAAGTAAGCGCTTAAGCAAATGCATTGCACAGGTTACAAATACGCCCTGGGGGGAACGAGTGACATTTGTTTTCGACCCTGAATCTGACGTGGTTGCTAAATCATTACAAGTCAGTCCTTTCATG GATATGCTTGGGAATTGGAAGATCAGAGCAAATGAACCTGGAGATGAGTTATCTGTCTCCATTGAATCACAGCATCCTCATCATGGTAACTACTTCTCTGCGACACTGAAGGCGAAAAGAATAGACCAAACACGGGTTTCTGATCCCGCGGTCTTCTTCTGGTTGATGCCTCATAAGGTTGCGATATGGATCTATTGGCAT gcACTTAAACTCTGGTGGAAGAATGTACCTTTCATTCAACACCCCAGGTACTCAAACCCATCCTATAAAGAGGATGCAGCCAAACGCGATGAAGAACTTCGTTGTGTTGGTTTAAATGGATCAAACTCTGGTGAAACCATCAAATTTGATGGCTGTAGCAGTTGTTTTGGAGGGTGTCGCTTTGCGTGGCGAGATGCTAATTGGCCTTGGTCATGA